The Panicum virgatum strain AP13 chromosome 6K, P.virgatum_v5, whole genome shotgun sequence nucleotide sequence tgatgtcataaatctttatatttctctctataattttggtcaaactttgagatggtttgtctctccaagattcttggaatgacttataatttgaaacggagggaataTATACTAGCATTTTGTCAGTGTGTTTGCTACTAGAATATGATAGATCTATATAGTACCATCAATTTTGTATTTGTCCACTTTATGTGCAGATCGTGTTGTGATTGTGCGAGATATTGGTTGTTCCGATTGGGATTCAGATTAATTTGTCTAGGCTCATGATTCCGATTGATTTATCTGAATTTCTATTAAGATTCCGATTAATGGACTGAGAAAACATAGCTTGCTTTAAAAATAATAGAGATATAGAAACATAAGTGCTAATATATGCTAAAATTTAACACAAAACTTTAGCTCAGGCTTTTAGTCGCCGATCAGTGCTTCTTGGTTTAATGCTAGAAAACTTCTCTTGCTCTTGTGATTGTTTATGGAGGCACCTAACACCTCAGGTTGCTGACCACCGCTGGTTTAGGAACCAAATTAAAGAATTGATTGTAGTGGCGAGCTCATGCAGGTCTCATGTGCGAggcaagagttttttttttttaaaataatctGTGGTCATGTTTGCAATGTGCTCCGTATTTAATTAGGAAGATTAAGTACTGTATTATGTTTTGTTGAGCATGATATACATGCTGCTCTTAAAAAAAGTTCCCATGGCAAcgtgaagaagcagaaaaccTCAGGCACGGCACAGAGTGAAGTATCCTCGTTGTTGTCAGTGATGACTGATGAGTAGTAGTAGACTGAAATTTCACGAAAGAGATTTTGCTCGCAGGCACAGAAGGAGAGGAGAGTATTCCGTTTGTTCTGGGCAGGCAAAGTCCATGAAACTCCATGGCTTTCTTTCGATCCAGCACTTCGcaaaggaaggaaaaaaaatagattCTTGAGGTGACGTTTGAATGATCCGGGGCGACAGGAATCGAGTCGCGGGCTCGCGGCCGGGCGTGGCTTCCTGTTTAGCTTATCCCTGTCCATGTGGCCAACCAGACAGCTTGGTCGTGTTGCACTGTGACACCATGTCCCTGCAAAACAGAACAAGCGTCGAACCATCTGACAGACGTGAAGAAGATATGAGCAGCAATAATGCAATTAAGAAAACAGTCGGAAGACAAAGCAAAGCAAGCCAAGCTCTCACCAGATGCACTCCCTACTCCCAGCCCTGACGATGCATGTACTATCTCACCAATAGAATCTCCAacaatttctgaaaaaaaaagagaagaatctCCAACAATGCTAGCTCCAGCTTCGTGTTTCGTCGTGCGCTAGCACAGCAAAGATGACAAACTAATAAGATAACGCTagtttcagtgggagtttcatggagaatttcatgacattaaatactatcacttttgctgacatggcaagaaGAGAGAATGATGAAGTTTCAttagatgtgaggagagtttcatcaccataaaactcataTGACATAGTTACCTACCATGAAACTTCCACTGAGACTGAGCTAATAAGTCTTGCCGGTTAACTCAAAACAGCAGCACTAATGTTAGCATTGTGACTCTCTGTCCGGTCGCTTTTCTCTGAGCTTTTGTGGCCGCCCCAATTATTGCtctcagaaagaaaaaaaaaactgtacaATTATTGTACTTCGGGTCCACATGTCTTCGCCTTATCCGCGCAGCCTTCATGGCTGGCGTCACCTGCCGTGGAATGGGACACCGGGCACCATGGCTGCTGGCTCGTCCTGTGTCGACCTGGCGAGACCATTTTTCCTTTCGGAGCCTTGGCCCCTGGGTATCTGCTGGTTCTTGCAGGCAGCGGAATCACAGGCGGAGGCGGCAGGAGAGGCAGGGAGATGCAGCTGGGAAGATGCGGGTGCAGGGGCAGCGGGCAGTGCACATGGACGCGGATGGGTAGCGGTGTGCGGGTGCCTCCCGCCCGGGGGCTTTGGTTGGCCCGTCGACGATGGATAGATGCGAGGAGTGATGGGCACGCGACATGCGGATACAGGGCGTGCCGACGTGGGGAATGACAATGATTGGCGCCAATAATGCTCGGTTTTTAGTGCTTGTTTTTCCCGGGGGGGCACACGCATTTTCGCCACAAGATTTCGGGCGGTAAAAACTGCTGTCGCGACTTGCGATCTGTGTCTTTTTGGGACCAAGATCCAcggttcaaaacttcaaatCCACACAGTAACTGTGCATTTCTCTATTGCCATTGAGATGTGTAGGAGCATGTAATGGTCGTTAGCGACTTAGCATTGTGTAAAGATGTACAAGATGATCTGCAGTTCTCAGGCACAACGAACAGGGGCCAGATTTTAAGAATTCGAATTTCAAACAGCGGGGCAGATTTCAGATTAGTGGTAATATAAATCTGTACTAGGCTCGCTTCTGGGCTCAGGCCCAACTGCAGTGGGCTTGGTTTGTGCAGCAAGTGGGCCTCGTGATGGCAACAGGCTTTTTGCACACTCGTAGCGAAGAAGGCtcacacattttttttttgagaaagatATAAGAAAGATGTCTCATATCTAATTCATATCAAGAAAAATAAAGGGTGATATAAAAGAAGGATAACTTGACACAAAATaacataaagaaaataaattacATCGAAGTGTTCTCTAGTCGTCTTCTTCAATCAATTGTTCGTCGTCCGCCAGAGCTTGAAAAATACATTGGAAAGGCATCAAAGGAAATGAACACCTGCAAACGCCATCGCCACACATGGCTTTGAAGACCGCAAAAACCACTTGTTACTTACAACGAGATCTAGCAATCACTGAAAGAACATCGGCAGGAGGACCCCAAGCAACGCAGACTTGCAATCCTTCACCACCAAAACAAAGAGTTGAAGGAAAGAAGAGGTCGAAGTCACCACAACATAAGACAGCCAACTGTAAAGATCTGGAGAGAACTTTCAGATTTGGCAGAACCAACTCTCACTTGCCCTTCCCGTTAGTGCCGGATCGGATGTCATCAAGTTATGGACAGAGCAGAGAGACCTTATTCCACAATGTCATCGTCACCACCATCTCGCCGATATTCCCTCTCCTCCACTTACCGGTGAGGCCACCGGAGGGAAGGAGGGGGGACCGAGGGGGCGGCGGCTATTCGGGTTCTGCCTTTCtggggggtgggggaggggagagagagagtgagagtgaaTGCAGCATGAAAAGGGGCACCTAAGAAGGCTCACACTTTATTATTAGATatatataaaagttgaaacaattgaaatcATTTTTCACCAAAATTAGGCCTCACTGTACCCCTCACGGAGATCACACTTGTCAGGCCAAGTTTTGACGAAAGAGGGTGTAGACTCACGATGATAGAAGGAAAATATTTCCACCAAAATCCTAATTCTTTTTACACCAAGCATTCATCTACCCACCTCTTGTACCCGCATATTACTTTCTTTTGGCACACACTTTACTTTTTTTTGCACATGCATTCATTCATAATTCGTGTCATTGTttgttttggaaggataataattgacatcattgttttatgGAAGGACCCACAATTCGCATTTCATTATTTTAATTGGAAGGATAATatataattgacatcattgttttatgaaaaaaaagacgtgcattatttttgaagaaaaattatctcaattttttttgaagaaaaataaataatatcatGCATTCACTCATAATTTGTGTCATTATttgttttggaaggataataattgacatcattgttttatgaaagaaaaattaaatatgtgtattatttttggaaggaaaataaTAAATGACATCCTTAATTGATGAAAGAAATAATGAATACGTGCCAGACAGACAGAAACAATCGAGGCTTTTCCATAGCCCATTCTAACCAGTCGCTATGTTTTCCCAATTTCCACGATCCACTCCAAGGTATTGGGACATGCATGCTATACGATACAAAACGCATCCAAGATTCGTATCATGGTAAAAAGTcgcatagaaaaatatatttaaaggTCGTACCATATGGTCCAACGAAGATACTATGTCCAACTCGTCTCAGAAGACACCtggaaagaaacaaaagaaaaaaagaaattaatatatcacaaaagaagaaaaaaccatGCATGCTTCTTGAGATGGCTGCTGCTTACTCCATGGGTCTTTTTGTCAAGGGTGTTTAACCTCTATAATTTTCTCGCTTGTGAGCTCGCGTAAAAGATAAGTTAAAAATGGTCACATCAATGAAACGGCCTCCAACCTAGCGGTTAGAGCACCCGAGTAGCACCCAACAAGTCCAGATTCAAATCCTGGTTGAACCGAATTTACAAGGCTAGTGTTAAAAAAATTCTCTCACTTGCAAAAGCCGGAGTTCAGGGGTTTTCTTGATCCGTGGTCGAGGTTGTCTTCTAGCTAATCACAATACCTTTGGGAGTTCTTCCCCCGATgggttgagttttttttttaaaaaatagtcAAGCAGAACAACACTTCTTTTTATAGGAATGGGTATGAAACCGGCAAAAGATTAATTCGTATAGCTTAGAACTTATTACGAGTATACCTTATAACTTATTAGAAGTCTTTCACAAAATTAATGCTCTTTCAAATATGCAACAGACTATCAAACAAATCCAGACAATAGGTAAACATATATTTACCCCCAACAAAGTAAATACTTGCATCAAATTAATTTCTTGTAAAACCTACATTCTAAAAGTTGGTTACATACAACATTAATCTGAATTAACAACTACTAAAAGATGAAATAGTCGTATTTTGCAAAACAACTTAACTTCACTTTATAACCAGCCTTGTTTGATGCTTTAATTTACAATGTTAGCATAATATACTATTGTTGAACGTCACAAAATGCATTCAATATCTGGTTAATTTGGCTTCTTGgtggttttttttccttttccttttcccatgcatggctgagCAAACTCCTCATGATCAGAGATGCATATACTCCATATATTTCCACAACTTGGCAATATctagatatagactagttgaacCATGCGATGTTAGTGCTCTTCCATTCtctaacataaataatataaacacCTCATGTAAATGGTCGCATCTGGTATGCATAACGCTACAAAATATGTCGGCATCACTTCTAGCTAAGAACATGATTTATTGGAGTCGTTCGGCTAAGAACATGTCTtactataaaaaataatatccaGCTACTACTCTCATAAAGGTGTTAGACGTGTCCAAATGATGTACTCACGATGGTCTGCGCAATCAAAAGCGGATCTATTAACATCAACCAATCTGCAGATGATGAGTGTCCATAGTCGGATGAGTATGACGAGGGGTATCCTGAAATATACTTCTTTTCTCCCTAGAGAACCCTATTCCCCATATCCCAAAGTTAGAAATATGATAACATGATATCTTGGAGATAGAGAGCTGCGCAGATAGTgccgtatgtggtgggatcagaATAGGCAGGAAAAGATGGGCAGAGGAAGGAGGACCatggccttgtttagtttctaGAATTCTAGAAAATAGTAAcacactttgaccgctaattacggcgtcaaacaaaatcagtttacaaaaccaacttcagaacccccggGCTAGGAAtcctaaagaatctaatgaggcctttgatcgCATGATTAGATGAtagttattgtagcattactgtagctaatcgtcgattaattaccgttattggattcgtcacgaaaagttgcactcatccctaaaaagattttacaaatagacttcatttagtacttcatgtgtTGCCTAGAATTGCCATTCTAGAATCTCTAGAATGGTATTCAAACAAGACCCATGTCTCCGCCTCTATATAATGCTGCACAACCCTCGGCCATAGCCTCATCACTACCAAGCAGATCTGCAGCGCAAACAGATCTGAGCCCCAGCCCCCTTCGTCTCCAAGTCCGGCAGAGATCTCCCAGCCGGCCGGTCGGCTTCTGCATGAACTCTCACGATGGTTTATTTTGCGTGTGGTTTTGCGGTGGTTGCGGCAGTGGTTTTTCCATGGCTAACTGACAGAAGAGTGGTTTTTCCATGGCTAACTGACAGAAGAGAGTGAGCACACAGCGGGCAAACTGCATCGATCCGCACCTTTGCAATCGAGACGGCGCATGAACGAAcgatgcagctgctgctgcgtgCTCACTTCTCTCTCTGTCAGTCCTCTCTCCGGCCTCGCCCTGCCGCCACTTGCCATGGCTGCTActctccctttctttctcttGCTGTTGCTGCAAGGATCGCCACTTGTATGTCTCCCCCAAAGCTTATCCATATGGTCTGAACGGAACAGGCAGACCCTTCCTGAACATGGTTCCGGCTGGCACGTGTTGCCAATGTTTGGACATCTGGAGTAAAACTCTGATTGCATGAAGTCATGAATCAGGAGTCAGTATACACCACGCCTTTCTCAGGTCCCTAGATATGTATGAAACATGCATGCTCTCCAGCATTGTGATGGCAACATGCCTGTTATCACAGACAGATCCAACATGCCTTGTATCTTTGTTCTGACAGGTTCGTTTAGTTAATTCTTTGGTGGAGTCTCTTGCTTTCCTTTTTCACGCAACAAGATCGAGGGAACGGGCCACAAGGGGGGACACGCCTCGGGGAAGAAGACGACGCCCCCGCGCGTGGCTGATTGATTAACTGATCTCGCCGATCTCCCCGCTGGCGCGGCTTTCCTTGCACGCTCGTAGCCGAAAACCTCACACTGTTCGACTGCCAGTCGATCCGTCGCCTCCATCGATCTACTACCTGCTGCGTCCCTGTTCTCATGTCTGTAGCTCCGTTTAGCTTCGAGATCTGTTGATAACTCGATGAAATCCCCGAGATCTGATGCTTATCTCTCTAAATTATTACTGTTTGTTTCGGTTCTTTTTCACCCTCATCTGAAACGTTTCTGTTTGCAGTATGTAGTGCCATCATCTCATGTGCTGCACGCAGGTACGGAGTAGGtttccgggggggggggggggggggggggggggggggggcatggtGGTGCCGGCTCGTACAGGAGGTAGATCTGCCTGCCCGGAAGAGGAAGGAACATCAGTGCGTCTGCTTTCCAGATCTGGAAGCTGCTGTGGTACGTGCTTACGTAAGCGTGCTTGTAGATCTCATGATGTGTTCTTCCTTCTTCCTGGTCCCAGGTGACCATTTTTATTTCGTGTTTGCTCCTAACCGTTCCATTATTGCTGGCAATGCGTAATTTCACGTACTACTTCTGTGGCCGGTGCTAAATTCTTGAGTACTGTTAATGACTTGCCAAGCAGGTAAATGAATTCAATTAGGGATTGCTTATCCTGATATTAAAATTGACGGTATGCACTGATGAGTTCATCTTTAATTTTGTTTGAACATGAAGATCTTTTCAGATAGCCTATATATGCCTGtgccttatatatatatatcactaCTGGAAAATAGGCTTATTGTACCGGTGGTTGTTGAGGCTCTTGGGTACCTGTTTTTCAGACCGGTACTCCGTAACCGAGACCAAAAGTCTGGGCCTTAGGCATCGGGTAaaacaaccggtgcctaaggctctcGTCAAACAAAAATATTAACGCGGTGTAGCTAGGATTCGAACCAGCGATCTCTTGCCTCGCACGCACCTCTCTTACCATCTCATCTACACAACACATGTGATAGAAAGAGagatattttcttttttgaaatagTCTGTGAAGGACCCTAAGGTACcgattggtaacaccaaccggtacctaaggctcctaaggtaccggttaccaaccggtacctaaggctcatccataggcaccagttggtggtaccacccggtactaatggaaaagttaccacccggtactaatggaaaagttaccacccggtacctatggagagccttaggtaccggttggtgttaccaaccggtacctaaggctcatctatAGGTTCTATCGATCCCAAAactagcataggtaccggttcattttCATTCCGGTATTTTTGGGTGGACCTTTGtcgtgttttctagtagtgtatctTATCTAACGAAGATACTATGGCACAATATTATAGCCACCAATTTATTTCGATCCATCAGAAAAGGTGACATTCTAAAACAGATAAATTGGTCAAGATTCTTATTTTATGAGTCTGATATTATTCTTGTGATTGGCTATGGCAAGTTTTATTTCTTCATAAACTAGTAGCTCGGTAATAACTATATCAGAGGTTCGCGTGCTGTGATAATTAAGGCTCAATTGTTCTTTCATGAGCAGGATCTCCTTATACTTGTGGATCCATGCATGTCCAAGTTTCTACtgaacaaaatattttttttattgtggCATGAAATGTCTCATAATACAGTTTCTTTAAAAAGATGCTTAGCTTTTATCATTCCCTATGCAATTGAACAAAATATATAATGGAAGATTGATTACAATTTTATGTGGTCAAATTAGTTTCTAGACCTAGAAGTATTTTGCAAAGGTTGAGAGGATTTTCCAAAACAAGATAACTGGTGCAATTTTATGTGTCGACCTCTGATCCGGTTGTGCTTCCTACTTCTTTTTGAATATATTCCTTCACACGAATAACGATTCATCATTTGAGTATGTAATTGAGCCATAAATAATTTCCAAAGCCCTGCGCACACATATTTTGTTATTGATTGATCACAAGGTAAAttatgtgcaatgatcataaGCATATGGTACTTTCTTTTTGCAATACATGTCTTTCTTGTGTATAATTTTACCTTAATGGTATATACTGAATACATGCTGTGAATTTTCTTAGCTTCTGTATCAGGGTTCCTAAATATAAGTTTCTTAATTAAGTTTAGATCTCAGATCAACGGCACTACAGCCATACCTGTTGGTCTAAATCTCAAATACATACGCATGAGTTAATTAGTTTTCACTAATTTCTCTCGTTAAACCCAGTAAATCATTTGCCTGATATAATTAAGCTAGTTAATTAAACCTTGAACTTAATTATATATTTCCAGTGCTGCCTTTGATTGCAATCTCCCCTCCAAAGCAATCTGCAAATGTTCCTTATACAGATTTTGTTTTTCTTGCTGTACTGTTTGGAGTTTGTTAATACTACTACCTCTATATGAATTCAAGAAGGGAGATACTAACAATTATTACTACCAGTGGATCGCCACTTGTATGTCTCCCCCAAAGCTTATCCATATGGTCTGAACGGAACAGGCAGACCCTTCCTGAACATGGTTCCGGCTGGCACGTGTTGCCAATGTTTGGACATCTGGAGTAAAACTCTGATTGCATGAAGTCATGAATCAGGAGTCAGTATACACCACGCCTTTCTCAGGTCCCTAGATATGTATGAAACATGCATGCTCTCCAGCATTGTGATGGCAACATGCCTGTTATCACAGACAGATCCAACATGCCTTGCATCTTTGTTTTGACAGGTTCGTTTAGTTAATTCTTTGGTGGAGTCTCTTGTGTTCCCCGTTAAACTATTTAATCTTATGTAGACATATCGGTTAGCTATTTCTTCTGTTAACAACCAACTGCACTAAGTCTTAAACATTTCTAGCATATGCAGCAGCATTTCTTTTATTAattcttattttttattttttgatataTTAATGTTATCTCTGGATTATATCATGTACCATAATAATAATCATTCGTAGCTATTGCAGCCTGCTGGCTGCCTCCTTAAACGTTTAGGAGATATATCTGAGGGTAAGAGAGAGCGAGGAGGGATCGGATGTAAAAACATGTTAATGAGCGGGAGTAGAAAGTACGTTTACTGATGTCTTAGTTAAATATAAATGTTTTTTCTATTAACTCATGTACATGGAAACCAAATTAATCAAGAAATTAATTAGCATTTTCATAACATTTGGTTCTTCTCATTTCACTAGAATTACTTTAAGCTAGGTGGCACATTAGGTTTAGTTACTTTAACGTGCTATCGcagtatatatgtatgtatccTCCACTTGTGCATCCATAGGGTCTTCAAAATCTAATCATTTCCCACAGCTGCAAAGTGCTGATAAAATTGTATCTGTTTCACGTGTAACTAGGCAAAAAGAAACATTGTTGATAATTTATAAAAGGGGCATTTGTGTTCTTACCCCTACCTTGAAGTGtaattgtgattttaccctcATTTTTTTAACTGTGTGATTTTGCCTTTTACTATTCACAATTCAGTGCGATTTTACCCCTAGTCAACGGTCAAAATAGGGGCAAATACGCAAAGATTAAGGGTAAAATCGCAATGACCAGTGAAAAATaaagggcaaaatcacaaagttaaaaaaatgaaGGCAAAACCACAATTGCACTTCAAAGCAGGGGTAAGAACACCAAAAAACCTTTATAAAAACCATaagttaattaggctcatttaACCATaagttaattaggctcatttaaccataaagccgGCCGGTCCCCTCACAATATTTGGTCATACACCAATATTGCGAGTCCTAACGTCGATTAGGACCAGGATCGAAGTATGCAAGAATCTTTTCTTTTGATTTGTTGACCATGCATATTGGTTGTTCAGTAGTAGTTCGTTTGAAAACATATCCAGTGCATGTTAGTTATGTCATGGTGCTATCCACTCACGTCAAGGAAACTCTGTCACATCTCTCTGATGACTGCCTCTACCGAAACCTAAATGCACTGGACTTGTTCGGTTCGTATTACAATACCTGATGAAGGCTTACTTGTTTTATGTACTGATTGGTTTAACTTGGGTTCAGTTCATATACGGAGAATCAATGAATAGGGAAAATGACCTTAAAATGCCCAGATGATGATCCGagctttcacatttcatatttTCATGCATGTCCATGGCATGTAATCTTCGCAGTTCCAGTTCCATCCAACAGTAACTCACGTCATGTGATACATGTTTAACGAAGTGTCGTATAATTTTCTACTCCATCCGTTGCAAATTGTAACTCATTCCAACTTTCTTGAAGAGTCAAAACAttttatgtttgaccaaaattatagaaggGACCATAAAGGTTTATGGCACtaaatagatatactatgaaaatatatttaatgaagaaactaatgatatttatttggtatcataaatgttagtactttgttgtataaatttggtcaaacttgagatgCTTTAACTCTCCATGAAAATTGGAATGACCTAAAATTTGGAACGGAGTAGTATATTAAGTAGGAAAAATTTCATTTTTGGTCATCCAACTCTTGCCCCTGTTTGattttggccatcgaactccaaaacAGGGTATCTTTGACCATCCAACCCTTAAAACCGTTTATTTTCGACCATCGGGCGGTTTTGTTACCCGGTTTCGCTGACATGGACGCCATGTGGCGGTGGGGTCCCTTGTCAGCCACATctatcctctcctctcctctctcttttctcctctcctcctctctctttcttctgTCTCAACCACCGGCAGCCGCCGGCCCCTAAGCCGCCCTTGGTGGTGCAGCCTCCCTGCGCGGCCTGTGGGGACGCGACggacgccgccgtgcgcccctcGCCGTGCCCGGGTGGGCCCCGCACCTGTGAAGTGGCGCGCCGTCGTCGTTGCTGTCGGGGCCGCCACCACccagaggagccggagccgccgcTGCACGCCCGATCGTCGTGCCCaaaggagccgccgccgcccactcgctttggccgcgccgcccgcccgcccgctcgcctCCCCTGCGCGCGAGCCGAGCCACCGCCCGGACGTTGcaggccgcgccaccgcccgccgtgGAACGCCGTAGCCCCGCGCGGCGTGGAGCACGGCTTGCCCCTGGCCGCGGGGTGTGCTGCGTGGCTCGCCGCTCCACCCTCCCCGCCCGCAaccgcgcgcgccgctccgTCCTTCCCGCCCATGACCGTGCacaccgctccgccgctcgctgtCGGCGTGCTTGAGGagacggcggagctcgaggcggcGGATGGGagggcggagagggagggagggaggatggccgcggaggagccgccgccgccgccggagcgcccTTCTCTGCCTGTCCGCGAGCAGGGGATGggggcggagggagcaggggaaccCGATCCACCGGCGTCCGCGCCCGATCCGAGCGGATCCGCGTCGGGGAGGCCGGATGAGGTGCAGACCCTTGGAGAGGCGCAATTGGGTGGAGAGCAGCAGGGGAGGCGCGGGCGGCCGAAGGTGTggagcacagcggcggcggcggctcgggggccgacggtggagagagagaggagaagaaagaaagagagagaaaggggagaGGAGAAGAGAGATGTGGCTGGCAAGTGGACCCCACCGCCACGTGGCGTCCACGGCAGCGAAACCGGGTAGCAAAACCGCCCAATGGTCGAAAATGAACGGTTTTAAGGGTTGGATGGTCAaagatacccggttttggagttcgatggccaaaatcaaaccgagacaagagttggatggccaaaaatagactttttcctaTTAAGTAACAACATTTGACACATGGCATGCACTTAGTCTATAAAGTGGTTCAGAGAATGCTTTGTTTGCATCTATGAAGTGTTgatgatccatccatccatgccCACAACATTCGATGGGCCGTCCTCCTGAACTGAAGTACCGTCTGTTTTGACTGCATGCATGAGAAAGGAATTGAATTTAGTGATGTCTTTGTATTTTCTTTTGCAACAATGATGTCGTGGTAGGCTGGTAGCAAGTGAGGATTGAGCTGGTGTTGCAATGTTTTTTTTCCATTGAGGGAGTCCTGTTGTTTTGTATGTTCTTTCCTTTCGATCGAGATTGGGGGAAAAACAAAGATTTGTGTTGTCAATTGTCATGATTCACATGGACTCTTCTGTAAGTTCGTTCGGTCATTCGGTGAATGCAATACTGGATACCATCAGAAGAATTGATCGAGAGGTACTGAGTAAGTCTGCTACCACGTAACAACTGCCCTTGTTTgcgccaaaaaaaagagagaagaaaatggTTTGGCTTAAAAATCATGCCAGATCACTGTGCCGCTCCGCACGAACTACCTGGCGGCCCACCGGCCACGATGGTCATAAGGAAAGAAAATTTCGTCGTCACGGCCCTTCCGGTCCTGCTTTCTGGGCCGCACATTCCGCACGGCCCGTTTCCATCTCGGGCCGGCCCACCCGTCTGCGCCCTCCTTTCCCCTCCCGCAAGCGAGAGCCCCCGAACAAATCCCCCGCACGCCTCCGCAGCCGACGATGTCCACCGCcgcggacgccgacgccgactaCTCCAGCTCCGGCGGATCCGTGATGCCCGACGTCCTCGCCAAGGGCCGCGAGGCCTGCTACAAGGTACAGCCCTCACCCCCTCTCCCGGCTCCTAATCCCTCACCTTCCTCTCCGGCCTCCCGCCACTGACGGGCGGCGCGCCCTCCTCTCCGTCCTCCGCAGGCGCGGGATGCCTTCTACGCGTGCGTGGAGAAGCACGCGGACAAGAAGCCCACCGAGATCGCCACCATGGGGCTCCTCTACCCCGCCGACTGCAAGAAGTCCCGCGCCAACTTCGTCAGCAACTGCCGCCCCACCTGGGTAAGCACTCGCCGTCGGCGCTTTGCGCGCTTCTTGCTTTCTCTTCGTGGCGCTCGGTTAAGTTGGCGATTCCGCAGGTGAAACACTTCGACCGGCAGTACTGCGCCAAGAAGCGCGTGCAGAGGCTgctcgacggcgacgaggaccgGCGGGGCCCCATCTCGCTTCCCCAGCCCTACACCTTCAAGCAATAGGTAGCCCTCCTGGGTTTCTGTTTTTGGTATTGAGCTGAATTGGATCAGTACTACTTTGGTATCCG carries:
- the LOC120712482 gene encoding uncharacterized protein LOC120712482, producing the protein MSTAADADADYSSSGGSVMPDVLAKGREACYKARDAFYACVEKHADKKPTEIATMGLLYPADCKKSRANFVSNCRPTWVKHFDRQYCAKKRVQRLLDGDEDRRGPISLPQPYTFKQ